The following are encoded together in the Chiloscyllium plagiosum isolate BGI_BamShark_2017 chromosome 19, ASM401019v2, whole genome shotgun sequence genome:
- the dyrk2 gene encoding dual specificity tyrosine-phosphorylation-regulated kinase 2 isoform X2 — MLTRKPCSTAAYPTGRAADSSVLQPDCRTGTDCSERQRGGAGSRLGDPPSPLGLPPLKSHTVGGNKHTMNDHLHIGTHGQIQVQQLFEDTGTKRAILTTQPNGLTAVGKTSLPVVHDKQLESSQRRQGSSASVKSTDCSPKPKSTVMTPEQAMKQYMHKLSAFEHHEIFNYHEIYFVGPNAKKRQGVVGGSNNGGYDDDQGSYIHVPHDHITYRYEVLKVIGKGSFGQVVKAYDHKQHQHIALKMVRNEKRFHRQAAEEIRILEHLKKQDKDNTMNVIHMLENFTFRNHICMTFELLSMNLYELIKKNKFQGFSLPLVRKFAHSILLCLDALHKNRIIHCDLKPENILLKQQGRSGIKVIDFGSSCYEHQRVYTYIQSRFYRAPEVILGARYGMPIDMWSLGCILAELLTGYPLLPGEDEADQLACMIELLGIAPQKFLDQSKRAKNFVSSKGYPRYCTVTTLPDGSVVLNGGRSRRGKLRGPPGSKDWVTALKGCDDPLFLDFLKQCLEWDPALRMTPSQALRHPWLRRRLPKPPSGEKGSSKRATESSGAITSISKLPPTSGSSSKLRTNLTQMTDANGNIQQRTVLPKLVS, encoded by the exons CTGGGAGACCCGCCATCACCCCTAGGATTACCGCCACTGAAGAGTCACACG GTTGGAGGTAACAAGCACACAATGAATGACCACCTACATATTGGTACCCATGGACAGATTCAGGTTCAACAGCTCTTCGAAGACACTGGCACCAAAAGGGCAATTTTGACTACGCAACCCAATGGCCTCACTGCAGTTGGTAAAACCTCATTACCGGTGGTTCATGACAAGCAATTGGAGAGTTCACAAAGGCGGCAAGGAAGCTCTGCATCAGTAAAGTCAACAGATTGTTCTCCAAAACCCAAATCCACAGTTATGACCCCAGAGCAAGCCATGAAACAGTATATGCATAAACTTTCTGCATTTGAGCACCATGAAATATTTAACTATCATGAAATCTACTTTGTTGGTCCAAATGCAAAGAAACGGCAAGGTGTAGTCGGTGGCTCAAATAATGGTGGTTACGATGATGACCAGGGTTCCTATATCCACGTACCTCATGATCATATTACTTACAGATATGAAGTTTTGAAAGTTATTGGCAAAGGGAGCTTTGGGCAGGTTGTAAAAGCTTATGACCACAAACAACACCAGCATATAGCCCTGAAAATGGTGAGGAATGAGAAACGCTTTCACCGGCAGGCTGCGGAGGAGATACGGATTTTGGAGCACCTGAAAAAGCAAGACAAAGATAATACCATGAATGTCATTCATATGCTGGAGAACTTTACATTCCGCAACCACATTTGCATGACATTTGAATTACTGAGCATGAACCTTTATGAACTGATCAAGAAGAATAAGTTTCAAGGGTTCAGCCTTCCATTGGTTCGCAAGTTTGCTCACTCCATTTTGCTGTGCTTGGATGCTTTACATAAGAATAGAATTATACATTGTGACCTTAAACCTGAGAATATCCTGCTGAAACAACAGGGACGAAGTGGGATTAAAGTGATAGATTTTGGCTCAAGTTGTTATGAACACCAACGTGTATACACATACATACAGTCACGCTTCTACCGTGCACCTGAAGTCATCCTTGGAGCTCGCTATGGCATGCCTATAGACATGTGGAGTTTGGGTTGCATTCTGGCTGAACTATTGACAGGTTACCCTCTGTTGCCTGGGGAAGATGAAGCTGACCAGCTTGCCTGCATGATTGAGTTGCTGGGTATTGCACCTCAAAAGTTTTTAGATCAGTCAAAACGAGCCAAAAATTTTGTGAGCTCCAAAGGTTACCCCCGTTATTGTACTGTTACGACTTTGCCAGACGGCTCAGTAGTTCTTAATGGAGGACGGTCACGGAGGGGAAAGTTACGTGGCCCGCCAGGGAGCAAGGATTGGGTCACCGCTTTGAAAGGATGTGATGATCCTCTCTTTCTTGATTTTCTGAAACAATGCCTAGAATGGGATCCTGCATTGCGTATGACACCCAGCCAGGCATTGCGACATCCCTGGCTACGTAGACGCTTACCAAAGCCTCCAAGTGGAGAGAAAGGCTCATCAAAGAGAGCAACAGAAAGCAGTGGTGCTATTACATCAATTTCTAAATTGCCTCCAACTTCAGGCTCATCATCAAAACTGAGAACTAATTTAACACAAATGACTGATGCCAATGGGAATATTCAACAACGAACAGTATTACCCAAGTTGGTGAGCTGA
- the dyrk2 gene encoding dual specificity tyrosine-phosphorylation-regulated kinase 2 isoform X4, giving the protein MNDHLHIGTHGQIQVQQLFEDTGTKRAILTTQPNGLTAVGKTSLPVVHDKQLESSQRRQGSSASVKSTDCSPKPKSTVMTPEQAMKQYMHKLSAFEHHEIFNYHEIYFVGPNAKKRQGVVGGSNNGGYDDDQGSYIHVPHDHITYRYEVLKVIGKGSFGQVVKAYDHKQHQHIALKMVRNEKRFHRQAAEEIRILEHLKKQDKDNTMNVIHMLENFTFRNHICMTFELLSMNLYELIKKNKFQGFSLPLVRKFAHSILLCLDALHKNRIIHCDLKPENILLKQQGRSGIKVIDFGSSCYEHQRVYTYIQSRFYRAPEVILGARYGMPIDMWSLGCILAELLTGYPLLPGEDEADQLACMIELLGIAPQKFLDQSKRAKNFVSSKGYPRYCTVTTLPDGSVVLNGGRSRRGKLRGPPGSKDWVTALKGCDDPLFLDFLKQCLEWDPALRMTPSQALRHPWLRRRLPKPPSGEKGSSKRATESSGAITSISKLPPTSGSSSKLRTNLTQMTDANGNIQQRTVLPKLVS; this is encoded by the coding sequence ATGAATGACCACCTACATATTGGTACCCATGGACAGATTCAGGTTCAACAGCTCTTCGAAGACACTGGCACCAAAAGGGCAATTTTGACTACGCAACCCAATGGCCTCACTGCAGTTGGTAAAACCTCATTACCGGTGGTTCATGACAAGCAATTGGAGAGTTCACAAAGGCGGCAAGGAAGCTCTGCATCAGTAAAGTCAACAGATTGTTCTCCAAAACCCAAATCCACAGTTATGACCCCAGAGCAAGCCATGAAACAGTATATGCATAAACTTTCTGCATTTGAGCACCATGAAATATTTAACTATCATGAAATCTACTTTGTTGGTCCAAATGCAAAGAAACGGCAAGGTGTAGTCGGTGGCTCAAATAATGGTGGTTACGATGATGACCAGGGTTCCTATATCCACGTACCTCATGATCATATTACTTACAGATATGAAGTTTTGAAAGTTATTGGCAAAGGGAGCTTTGGGCAGGTTGTAAAAGCTTATGACCACAAACAACACCAGCATATAGCCCTGAAAATGGTGAGGAATGAGAAACGCTTTCACCGGCAGGCTGCGGAGGAGATACGGATTTTGGAGCACCTGAAAAAGCAAGACAAAGATAATACCATGAATGTCATTCATATGCTGGAGAACTTTACATTCCGCAACCACATTTGCATGACATTTGAATTACTGAGCATGAACCTTTATGAACTGATCAAGAAGAATAAGTTTCAAGGGTTCAGCCTTCCATTGGTTCGCAAGTTTGCTCACTCCATTTTGCTGTGCTTGGATGCTTTACATAAGAATAGAATTATACATTGTGACCTTAAACCTGAGAATATCCTGCTGAAACAACAGGGACGAAGTGGGATTAAAGTGATAGATTTTGGCTCAAGTTGTTATGAACACCAACGTGTATACACATACATACAGTCACGCTTCTACCGTGCACCTGAAGTCATCCTTGGAGCTCGCTATGGCATGCCTATAGACATGTGGAGTTTGGGTTGCATTCTGGCTGAACTATTGACAGGTTACCCTCTGTTGCCTGGGGAAGATGAAGCTGACCAGCTTGCCTGCATGATTGAGTTGCTGGGTATTGCACCTCAAAAGTTTTTAGATCAGTCAAAACGAGCCAAAAATTTTGTGAGCTCCAAAGGTTACCCCCGTTATTGTACTGTTACGACTTTGCCAGACGGCTCAGTAGTTCTTAATGGAGGACGGTCACGGAGGGGAAAGTTACGTGGCCCGCCAGGGAGCAAGGATTGGGTCACCGCTTTGAAAGGATGTGATGATCCTCTCTTTCTTGATTTTCTGAAACAATGCCTAGAATGGGATCCTGCATTGCGTATGACACCCAGCCAGGCATTGCGACATCCCTGGCTACGTAGACGCTTACCAAAGCCTCCAAGTGGAGAGAAAGGCTCATCAAAGAGAGCAACAGAAAGCAGTGGTGCTATTACATCAATTTCTAAATTGCCTCCAACTTCAGGCTCATCATCAAAACTGAGAACTAATTTAACACAAATGACTGATGCCAATGGGAATATTCAACAACGAACAGTATTACCCAAGTTGGTGAGCTGA
- the dyrk2 gene encoding dual specificity tyrosine-phosphorylation-regulated kinase 2 isoform X3: MCRAADSSVLQPDCRTGTDCSERQRGGAGSRLGDPPSPLGLPPLKSHTVGGNKHTMNDHLHIGTHGQIQVQQLFEDTGTKRAILTTQPNGLTAVGKTSLPVVHDKQLESSQRRQGSSASVKSTDCSPKPKSTVMTPEQAMKQYMHKLSAFEHHEIFNYHEIYFVGPNAKKRQGVVGGSNNGGYDDDQGSYIHVPHDHITYRYEVLKVIGKGSFGQVVKAYDHKQHQHIALKMVRNEKRFHRQAAEEIRILEHLKKQDKDNTMNVIHMLENFTFRNHICMTFELLSMNLYELIKKNKFQGFSLPLVRKFAHSILLCLDALHKNRIIHCDLKPENILLKQQGRSGIKVIDFGSSCYEHQRVYTYIQSRFYRAPEVILGARYGMPIDMWSLGCILAELLTGYPLLPGEDEADQLACMIELLGIAPQKFLDQSKRAKNFVSSKGYPRYCTVTTLPDGSVVLNGGRSRRGKLRGPPGSKDWVTALKGCDDPLFLDFLKQCLEWDPALRMTPSQALRHPWLRRRLPKPPSGEKGSSKRATESSGAITSISKLPPTSGSSSKLRTNLTQMTDANGNIQQRTVLPKLVS; encoded by the exons CTGGGAGACCCGCCATCACCCCTAGGATTACCGCCACTGAAGAGTCACACG GTTGGAGGTAACAAGCACACAATGAATGACCACCTACATATTGGTACCCATGGACAGATTCAGGTTCAACAGCTCTTCGAAGACACTGGCACCAAAAGGGCAATTTTGACTACGCAACCCAATGGCCTCACTGCAGTTGGTAAAACCTCATTACCGGTGGTTCATGACAAGCAATTGGAGAGTTCACAAAGGCGGCAAGGAAGCTCTGCATCAGTAAAGTCAACAGATTGTTCTCCAAAACCCAAATCCACAGTTATGACCCCAGAGCAAGCCATGAAACAGTATATGCATAAACTTTCTGCATTTGAGCACCATGAAATATTTAACTATCATGAAATCTACTTTGTTGGTCCAAATGCAAAGAAACGGCAAGGTGTAGTCGGTGGCTCAAATAATGGTGGTTACGATGATGACCAGGGTTCCTATATCCACGTACCTCATGATCATATTACTTACAGATATGAAGTTTTGAAAGTTATTGGCAAAGGGAGCTTTGGGCAGGTTGTAAAAGCTTATGACCACAAACAACACCAGCATATAGCCCTGAAAATGGTGAGGAATGAGAAACGCTTTCACCGGCAGGCTGCGGAGGAGATACGGATTTTGGAGCACCTGAAAAAGCAAGACAAAGATAATACCATGAATGTCATTCATATGCTGGAGAACTTTACATTCCGCAACCACATTTGCATGACATTTGAATTACTGAGCATGAACCTTTATGAACTGATCAAGAAGAATAAGTTTCAAGGGTTCAGCCTTCCATTGGTTCGCAAGTTTGCTCACTCCATTTTGCTGTGCTTGGATGCTTTACATAAGAATAGAATTATACATTGTGACCTTAAACCTGAGAATATCCTGCTGAAACAACAGGGACGAAGTGGGATTAAAGTGATAGATTTTGGCTCAAGTTGTTATGAACACCAACGTGTATACACATACATACAGTCACGCTTCTACCGTGCACCTGAAGTCATCCTTGGAGCTCGCTATGGCATGCCTATAGACATGTGGAGTTTGGGTTGCATTCTGGCTGAACTATTGACAGGTTACCCTCTGTTGCCTGGGGAAGATGAAGCTGACCAGCTTGCCTGCATGATTGAGTTGCTGGGTATTGCACCTCAAAAGTTTTTAGATCAGTCAAAACGAGCCAAAAATTTTGTGAGCTCCAAAGGTTACCCCCGTTATTGTACTGTTACGACTTTGCCAGACGGCTCAGTAGTTCTTAATGGAGGACGGTCACGGAGGGGAAAGTTACGTGGCCCGCCAGGGAGCAAGGATTGGGTCACCGCTTTGAAAGGATGTGATGATCCTCTCTTTCTTGATTTTCTGAAACAATGCCTAGAATGGGATCCTGCATTGCGTATGACACCCAGCCAGGCATTGCGACATCCCTGGCTACGTAGACGCTTACCAAAGCCTCCAAGTGGAGAGAAAGGCTCATCAAAGAGAGCAACAGAAAGCAGTGGTGCTATTACATCAATTTCTAAATTGCCTCCAACTTCAGGCTCATCATCAAAACTGAGAACTAATTTAACACAAATGACTGATGCCAATGGGAATATTCAACAACGAACAGTATTACCCAAGTTGGTGAGCTGA